AACATTCATGTTTCCTTTTGGCTGCAGGCTTTAGATTTGGCTGCTCAGGCTACTGAACACGCACAGTTCAAAGACTGGTGGTGGAAGGTTCAGCTGGGAAAATGTTATTACAGGTAAGTTCCTCACAAACATTCTGACTGTTCAAGTTGGCATacgtcaggggtgtcaaacataaggcctgtgggccaaaacctgCCCACctgaggctccaatccagcccgcCAAGCAAATAGTatagtggacacaacacaacactgaggccCGAGCTGAAagatcagtgatgctgctgtgaaagctAGCTGCCTCGGTGTTATTGAATTAGTctaaaagccatgctgtcagtgtgagttggcaaaaacatgcataatgcagcagctatAGTAGAagtttttttgactttttactgtattttacaacagaaggtttcattaaaattggctttgtgttgagattgtggtcattttctgtagtaattctttaatattgtgaaaatggacattttcatcacatataatctgttccacaaaaacaacaaaataaacttcaaagtttaaattttaaggttgttttttcactgttttaccGGTGTACCACTCATTATTGAATTATGCtgtttgtggctcctgaactgaaacgTGTTTGACATGCCTGACATGCATGGACTCTTCATTTGAGTTTTCTGTGCTCTTCACAGGCTCGGTTTATATAGAGAGGCAGAAAAACAGTTTCGGTCGGCCCTCAATCATCAAGAGGTGGTAGATACATATCTCTACCTTGCAAAGGTATTAATTGATGCATCCTGAGTTTGTCGATCTCCTACTCGGTGTACCTTCAGATAGATACCATCATTTGTGTATCCCTCTAGGTCTATCAGCGCATGGATCAACCAATTACAGCCCTCAACCTCTTCAAACAAGGCCTGGACCACTTCCCTGGCGAGGTCACCCTCCTGACGGGAATCGCTCGCATCCATGAGGTACATCTCGCCACTGTGCTGCCGACAGACTCCGCTCTGTGTGCAGCTGGCAGAATGAGGGAAGATAACAGATGTGCTGTCTCTGCAATGGCATTTTCTCAGGAGATGAACAACATTTCATCGGCGACAGAGTACTACAAAGATGTCCTGAAGCAGGACAACACTCATGTGGAAGCGATTGCCTGTATAGGCAGCAATCACTTCTACACGGACCAGCCTGAGATCGCTCTCCGGTTTTACAGGTCTGTAGAGTTCTAGTTTTGTAGAGAACCGAAGAACCTCCAGGAAGCCAGCACTAAATTGCCTCCCTTCCCTGATGGGATGTTTGTCTGTTTGGCAGACGGCTGCTGCAGATGGGTGTGTATAACTGCCAGCTGTACAACAACCTGGGCCTGTGCTGCTTCTACGCCCAGCAGTACGACATGACCCTGTCTTCGTTCGAGAGGGCTCTGGCTCTGGTGGCCAGCGACGAAGAGCAGTCGGACGTCTGGTACAACATCGGACACGTAGCCGTGGTGAGTTAACAGTCGCGGAGAGATTCCCAGAATAATTCAGACCTGTATATGGGGTGAAGTTcaaatgaatctgtttttttgtttaaagggTATAGGGGACCTTACGCTGGCCTATCAGTGTTTTAAACTGACTTTGGCTTTTAATAATGACCATGCTGAGGCCTACAACAACCTGGCCGTGCTGGAGCTGCGCAAAGGTCACATTGAACAGGTGAGGTCATGTTCCTGAGTCACAGCTTTTattaagacattaaaaaaaaaagcatgcatgaGCGAATGATAGGCCCACTGATGTGATGTAACACAGATTAGTAATAGAAGGCCGTAAGTCTGTCATTTAGGACTTCTGAGCTTATTTTATCAAAAGACATTTCCAAAATGCTCCCATGACAGCGTTGATACACATACACCGCAATTTCATCTTAAGTGAGCTGGACCCGTGAAAGAGTACCATAATAACCATAAAATTtacaatttaaagtttttctttgttgtagtgTCGAGTAAATGTGATGAAGATGTCTGTATTTGACAACAAGCTCAACataaaagtcaattttaatgaaaccttctggtgcaaaatacagtcaaatgtAACAAAAACTTCTATATAGCTGTTTTTAGAAACTGTGCCTGACAGCGTAGCTTTGAGGCAAATTTGATTGCAACAAGGGAGCTCTCTTTCATGGCAGAATCACCGttatgtgttgtgttgtgtctcttaagaaatttgtggggcaaaaaaaaaaaaaatcagtatctTATAAGTTTTTGCGATTTGCTCAATAAATTGGAAGTTTGGGTTGGAGTACCTTGTGGGCTATTTTTGGCccacaagccttatgtttgacagccctactGTAAAGGGTTCAAAGAGAGCACTTGATTCCTGTACTTGTATGTCCAGAACTGTGAGCGGTTCACCCGTTTCgataaataaaagtgctctgTTACAATGTTCAACCAGCAACAATACGTTCTGTACTCCGAACATTCTGACGAAGTCTTGTGTCTTTCATGGCCTGGTCTTTGATGCAGTCGAAAGCGTTCCTGCAGACTGCGGCGTCGCTGTCCCCCCACATGTACGAGCCGCACTTCAATCTCTCGATTCTCTCTGATAAGGTAAATGCTTCGTACTCGGTGAACAGTGCACGAGGTGTGGCCTCCATGACGGTGTGTAAGAGTGATGTTTGTTCCTCCGTTCAGATCGGGGACCTTCAGAGCAGCTACACCTCGGCCCAGAAGTCCGAGGACGCTTTTCCGGAGCACGTCGACACTCAGCAGCTTCTTAAACAACTTCGGCAGCATTTTTCGGAGCTTTGAGGGTCCCACCCCTGTCAGATGTGGCATTAATGCTCGAATGGTGAAGCAAGGAAATGCTGATTTGTTAATAGAAGCACAGTTATACTAAAGTACCAGGTAATGGGTTACACCTCCAACATAAAAtagttgtgtgtgttgtatctCATTGTGTTTCTGTATGTCGTTTTTTGAGACTTCACAGTTTTGAATTTAGAGGCTTTTACAGATGTACAGACATTTTGTAGGTATCCTTATTCTTTCCACAGTTTTGAATTAGTCCTCTGAGCATTGCCAAAAAAAAGGTGATTCTCAAAGTAGAAACATCTTCACTAGTTTTTACCATTTGTGAGATATGCTGTATGTACATAGAAGATCGATAAAAAGGATTTAGCATACTTTTGTATGAAGCAGATATATTTTCATATCTGAAAGTTTCTTTACGTTTTTTCGTTGTCCATACTCGACAattgaaacatttcagacaacTGACACCACAGGCTTGTGTGTTGCATTAACTGGAAGATTTTGGCTCCATTTCACAAATCCACTTCAGGCTATACCTGCATGGAGCATCGTTCCATGATTGGAAGGGGTTGTCTGCTGGATATACAGCAGCACAGTCTTCATTTTGTTGGTTGTTGGGCTCTCCTACACGCCAATacctgtaaaaagaaaaatgaaacaacTTTGCTGCTTTAAATTATGCATGTACTCaatggaaacatttcaaaagtaGCTAATTAGATTACATAATATAATCTGGACCCAAGTGTGAACaaagcaacataaaaaaacTCTCATTATAAATTACAAAAACTTGATCAGTGGTAATCTGTGACTTCCAAGTATGTAGATTTTTTTAGATACCCTTCAGATAGTCTGGTCCCATCGACCCATTTCCAGACtccttcctggtcctggtctgtccgtccagtccagagaccagtCTGGTCACGTGGTCTCGACGGGTCATGATAGTTGTTGATCAAATTAAATACTGCCAGCtggaaacacaggaaacaaacacaccatAACATGCATCAATGTCTACTCTTTGTCTCATTATAGCAAAGACAGTTTTGCTGAAATGCTTCTGTAAAACTACTTGAATGTGATTTGAAACATTAGTTTGCTGACTTTCATTAActgcagtggttcccaaccctgacggaggaagctcatttcagctgcttgtatccgggatcttgtcctttcgttcatgacccaaagctcacgACCATTGGTGATGGTGGGAACGTAGaatgaccggtaaatcgagagcttcgcctttcagctcatcAGAAAATCTTGGCTCTTACTTGTTTCTCTCTGCTATTGATGATGGCCAAATCGGCTTTGTAGGCCTTGCAGAACGACTGGGCACTGTACCACGTCCTGCTTGAGTGACTCTCGGAGATGGCAAAGTAGAAACAAGTGGACTCCATGTAGGTCCACCCTGGTAAGCAGTGTCTGCACCCGTCCTCTGAGGACACAGAAAACAAGGTGACACCCATGCTTCTGGCTGGGCAACAATAATAAAGCTTCTccacatgtttgacaacccAACTCACTTATCAGAGGGAGGTGAGATCTCAGCGCAGACACATCCGTCTGAATTTTATCAATCTGTTTCTGGTAGTCTTTGGTTCTTCTTATCTGGTGCTCCATCTCCCACTTGGTGAATTGATGATCACTCATCTCTTTCACCAACTGTTTCTGGGCTTCCTCTTTGCCTTGGACCATTTGGTTGTAtattttctgcagctttgcaAGCTCTCTGTTGATGTCTGTCACTAAATAGCCTCCAGTAAGTTTGCTATCTGCAAGTGGTGAAGACATAAAGTGGCATGAATACTATAAGCATCACCATGTCAGCAAAACTAagattaaagggcaacttcggttttttggacatctggaccttatttctaggtgtgtgcatgctcatatactcactcagacaaacatcgtgcagctcggagtccttcagaagatatttagatccaaccgatgtagccgcacttagcgggggccacggcaatggagcttcagcgcgggacataatctctgcaaagtcgttcatttcggctatattttttcatccatcgccagtgttatcataaagtcagcacgtctaccgtcttcaggtgggtcagctgaaaaGCTGatagttttcgctaacttagccacaattagctcggatgggaacgttgcggagctcctctccccagcagagacgcactttgagtcggcctcggctgtcacggtgctccggcgtctgacttccaggggccgagttggaaaatggccctcagctgcgccacggaggctccggacaccggcaaagacgcacggctcgcgcgcggccgctgggccgctggatgtctctcctcgctgggaggaagcgtatctccgctccccggcgtatgcgcgctccacgccggccgcgggacgcgcgacgcgccgcagccggagctctctcctcagcgggagaatccagatctccgctccccggcggatgcgcactccgagccaggccgcgggacaccgccggaggccccccttccgaccgaaaggcaacccagcgcggatggaggaaaaaatacagccgaaatgagtgactttgcagagattatgtcccgcgctgaagctccattgccgtggcccccgctaagtgcggctacatcggttggatctaaataacttctgaaggactccgaggtgcacgatgtttgtctgagtgagtatatgagcatgcacacacctggaaataaggtccagatgtcaaaaaaccgaagttgccctttaagtggCCTATATTTTTGGGACCTGcacaaattatttttattatcattgttatatatttgttattttaattcACAACATATATAATTGCtttgtgttttacttttcaGCTCTTTTTGGAGTTTCAAtcattttaactgaaaaaaatacagtaagaTGCAATTtacaaaagcaacacaaagttaACAATGATCAGTGTTTTGAGGGGTGATGACACAGTAACTCACAGTAAACACCCAGACCAATATTGACGGTCAGGAGAATGACGGCGAGCACCGCCAGGCTGATTACGAGGAGTCTGTACTGATTCACAGAGAAGTCAGGTCTCATGGAGGACACGGTCActgcacagaggaggaggacggggatcAGAGCAGCACAACACGCAGGGACAGCTCAGTCTGACCAAAGTCACAAGAATCAGAGACACAAAGAAGAAGGCAGCAAAATGTGTGCAAAGTCGTCATGCAAATATAACTGTTCCTCCTTTTTCCACAAGGGGGCGCACAGCTAAGAGTGGCCAACACCGATTCTCAGACTGAGGGATGAGTCCCCTCCTGGGGGACGCAGGGAGGACATGTAATGGTCAGGGGTTTGCTTTTTCTCCAAAGCATTTTGTTTCTTATACGTTCTTAGAAGAAAAGGTAGTAAGTGTAGGGTGAAACAATGCtatatttttgtgaaaactcATTTCATTATTGGatactttttaatttaaaggaataccacattttgattttcaattaaatatctgaaaaataTATATGCTAAAGCTCTCAGCAGAGGTTAATTGTTTGGAGGAAAATAGCAATCTcagcagccaatgagaaacaaaaGTGAAGAGGCTTTATTGCTAAAGAATTATCATAAAAAGGCAAG
Above is a window of Salarias fasciatus chromosome 19, fSalaFa1.1, whole genome shotgun sequence DNA encoding:
- the ttc8 gene encoding tetratricopeptide repeat protein 8 isoform X1; amino-acid sequence: MEVSMDPLFLAWSYSRRRKLQQCSDICTNILQDNPYDQDSSLLMSEAAWSLKTHALTEMVYIDEIEVDQEGIAEIMLDESSIAQVARPGTSLRLPGTSQGGGPTPAVRPMTQSGRPITGFVRPSTQSGRPGTMEQAIKTPRTASTARPVTSASGRFIRLGTASMLTNPEGPFINLSRLNMSKYSQKPNLSSTLFEYIFHHENDVRNALDLAAQATEHAQFKDWWWKVQLGKCYYRLGLYREAEKQFRSALNHQEVVDTYLYLAKVYQRMDQPITALNLFKQGLDHFPGEVTLLTGIARIHEEMNNISSATEYYKDVLKQDNTHVEAIACIGSNHFYTDQPEIALRFYRRLLQMGVYNCQLYNNLGLCCFYAQQYDMTLSSFERALALVASDEEQSDVWYNIGHVAVGIGDLTLAYQCFKLTLAFNNDHAEAYNNLAVLELRKGHIEQSKAFLQTAASLSPHMYEPHFNLSILSDKIGDLQSSYTSAQKSEDAFPEHVDTQQLLKQLRQHFSEL
- the ttc8 gene encoding tetratricopeptide repeat protein 8 isoform X2, coding for MEVSMDPLFLAWSYSRRRKLQQCSDICTNILQDNPYDQAAWSLKTHALTEMVYIDEIEVDQEGIAEIMLDESSIAQVARPGTSLRLPGTSQGGGPTPAVRPMTQSGRPITGFVRPSTQSGRPGTMEQAIKTPRTASTARPVTSASGRFIRLGTASMLTNPEGPFINLSRLNMSKYSQKPNLSSTLFEYIFHHENDVRNALDLAAQATEHAQFKDWWWKVQLGKCYYRLGLYREAEKQFRSALNHQEVVDTYLYLAKVYQRMDQPITALNLFKQGLDHFPGEVTLLTGIARIHEEMNNISSATEYYKDVLKQDNTHVEAIACIGSNHFYTDQPEIALRFYRRLLQMGVYNCQLYNNLGLCCFYAQQYDMTLSSFERALALVASDEEQSDVWYNIGHVAVGIGDLTLAYQCFKLTLAFNNDHAEAYNNLAVLELRKGHIEQSKAFLQTAASLSPHMYEPHFNLSILSDKIGDLQSSYTSAQKSEDAFPEHVDTQQLLKQLRQHFSEL
- the LOC115407094 gene encoding CD209 antigen-like protein E translates to MDTIKKSTREHTDTYDRLDCHDEMDIDEQPLDADQERQHVTVSSMRPDFSVNQYRLLVISLAVLAVILLTVNIGLGVYYSKLTGGYLVTDINRELAKLQKIYNQMVQGKEEAQKQLVKEMSDHQFTKWEMEHQIRRTKDYQKQIDKIQTDVSALRSHLPLIKDGCRHCLPGWTYMESTCFYFAISESHSSRTWYSAQSFCKAYKADLAIINSREKQLAVFNLINNYHDPSRPRDQTGLWTGRTDQDQEGVWKWVDGTRLSEGYWRVGEPNNQQNEDCAAVYPADNPFQSWNDAPCRYSLKWICEMEPKSSS